From a region of the Tepidisphaeraceae bacterium genome:
- a CDS encoding ankyrin repeat domain-containing protein, translated as MSDNDAVHPDASPPPIGQAELRHMISRGDPAEVGAAIEAGADVTYKAGHGYDALLDAVYGREVGRDPRLLELLSLLVASGVDLSGISSYGESALRVLSRIGRFDAVALLLDAGADAGHLGWKPLMEAVALGSLSDVRALLEQGAPREDRDWWSRTPWLIALLTGDAAKAQLLLDCGADFSAIGRCGQPPLFYAIARHDPAMLRWLLDRGADVHRTNEFGTTALIEAVEQDDLECVDVLLQAGADVAVDAGTGTALYNATSREVIVRLLAAGADPTDLPHAGQRALLGLPPINGEVLATASSDDVRRAPTRRFGTGNPERMDYAFWQAMLRSGTYAYETRRRFPAACGDMSDPVWCAQRFGQSFTLLPDGRAIQIGGEHEDHYDPDFCIYNDLFVHDRDGSISIYGYPESAFPPTDFHTATLVGDSIYVIGRLGYAGTRGYGETPVYRLDVQTMRLERVEAGGEAPGWIYRHRATLVGPGSIRVWSGTTISRIANDEVHERNQNVFVLDLDRLMWTQEY; from the coding sequence ATGTCCGACAACGACGCCGTCCATCCTGATGCATCCCCACCACCGATCGGCCAAGCCGAGCTGCGCCACATGATCAGCCGCGGCGACCCTGCAGAAGTCGGAGCCGCGATCGAGGCCGGCGCCGACGTGACCTATAAGGCCGGCCATGGGTACGATGCACTATTGGACGCAGTCTACGGCCGAGAAGTCGGCCGCGACCCGCGGCTGCTCGAGCTGCTGTCGTTACTCGTCGCCAGCGGTGTCGACCTCTCAGGCATCAGTTCCTACGGTGAATCAGCGTTGCGCGTGCTATCGCGGATTGGCCGCTTCGACGCGGTCGCGCTGCTTTTGGATGCTGGGGCGGACGCAGGCCACCTCGGTTGGAAGCCGCTCATGGAGGCTGTAGCGCTTGGGTCGCTCTCTGACGTTCGGGCCCTTCTTGAACAGGGAGCACCCCGGGAGGATCGCGACTGGTGGTCACGCACGCCATGGTTGATCGCGCTGCTGACCGGCGACGCGGCCAAGGCACAGTTGCTGCTCGATTGCGGGGCAGACTTCTCGGCGATCGGCCGCTGCGGTCAACCGCCGTTGTTCTACGCGATCGCCCGGCACGACCCGGCGATGCTGCGTTGGCTCTTGGACCGGGGAGCGGACGTCCACCGGACAAACGAGTTCGGCACGACCGCGCTGATCGAGGCAGTCGAACAGGACGACCTTGAATGCGTTGACGTCCTGTTGCAAGCCGGTGCCGACGTCGCGGTCGACGCTGGCACCGGCACGGCCCTCTACAACGCCACGTCCCGCGAGGTCATCGTGCGCCTGCTCGCGGCGGGCGCCGATCCGACCGACCTGCCGCACGCGGGTCAGCGAGCCCTTCTTGGCTTGCCACCCATCAATGGTGAGGTTTTAGCGACCGCGTCGTCCGATGACGTCCGACGAGCGCCGACGCGACGCTTTGGTACCGGCAATCCCGAACGGATGGACTACGCGTTCTGGCAGGCAATGCTACGCAGCGGGACCTACGCCTACGAGACGCGTCGTCGCTTTCCCGCAGCGTGCGGTGACATGAGCGATCCGGTCTGGTGTGCGCAGCGGTTCGGCCAGTCGTTCACGCTGCTGCCCGACGGGCGGGCGATCCAGATCGGCGGCGAACACGAGGACCACTACGACCCGGACTTCTGCATCTACAACGATTTGTTCGTCCACGACCGCGACGGTTCGATCTCGATCTACGGCTACCCGGAGTCCGCGTTCCCGCCGACCGACTTCCATACGGCCACGTTGGTCGGCGATTCGATCTACGTGATCGGGCGCCTCGGGTACGCCGGCACCAGAGGGTATGGCGAGACGCCGGTCTACCGGCTCGACGTGCAGACGATGCGACTGGAACGAGTGGAGGCTGGCGGCGAGGCGCCCGGCTGGATTTACCGGCATCGCGCGACGCTGGTGGGCCCGGGCTCGATCCGGGTCTGGAGCGGCACGACCATCTCGCGGATCGCAAACGACGAAGTGCACGAGAGGAACCAAAACGTGTTCGTGCTCGACCTCGACAGGCTCATGTGGACGCAGGAATATTAG